The Paramormyrops kingsleyae isolate MSU_618 chromosome 11, PKINGS_0.4, whole genome shotgun sequence genome includes a window with the following:
- the LOC111859378 gene encoding breast cancer anti-estrogen resistance protein 1-like isoform X4 translates to MSVPVFCRMFDCLQGALSENILAKALYDNSAESPDELSFRKGDILTVLERNTQGLDGWWFCSLHGRQGIVPGNRLKVLVGMYDKQQQSPPTVSPNQLPIPHNAFSKPHPSSQYTAMHPVPCTPSTASVSTPQDNVYMLPPSHSKSASQGLYQGPTSGQDIYQVPQISRSSPQDVYQVPMSVGGPGLTQDVYQVPSYMNLTQDIYQIPSTIESRTWNLPIPPGKVVVPTRVGEVYVYDTGKVEQDEYDVPRHLSTSRDIYDVPPTRNQQQQQVYDTPPMAVKGPPRWDSSQDTYDTPPSVDKSHLLSQKTVYDIPPTVSKDVSEGPDSEETYDVPPNFAKVKKDLEDKLALSQSPRADAEEVYDVPPPSVAVKRVMEFSAPFGQEVYDVPTSRRQTEAAQLATDVYDFPRERAAVGEDGGDYVYDVPPQVVRDVAPGPSDEPCVGSNRLSGSSTGSARSTVSGSSLDTVPVKEPADARLDLELEPAMERLARLQQAVEGSVSLLVVLVSAGWRGAERTEAGLVGARQAAERARTTMRELLEFARGAVANSAQAPDRTLQAKLSKQVQKIEEGYQGLVMHSQVLDRVGLALTSPPAPSAAGAEDLDHLAACLRSLPDDTKQLASFLHGNAALLFRRTKQRPPPADPLGQLNPGNSIAAGQMGGPERTNIQSRPLPSPPKFANEEERLDRLLPTNDDRIEDYDYVHLQLKQYEQLEQEVTQPINSDLSSWTPPSQCPPTRSKLCMGDRQLLLFYLEQCESNVTALTSAVDTFFSSISGNQPPKIFVAHSKFVILSAHKLVFIGDTLSRQAKSPEIRAHAAHHSAALCERLKDIVTSTKTAALQYPSPSAARDTMERVGELAACTQQFCLVLGQLATM, encoded by the exons AATATCCTGGCCAAGGCCCTCTACGATAATTCGGCAGAGTCCCCGGATGAGCTCTCCTTCCGCAAGGGCGACATCCTCACTGTGCTGGAGCGCAACACGCAGGGGTTGGATGGCTGGTGGTTCTGCTCACTGCATGGACGCCAGGGCATTGTGCCTGGCAACCGCCTCAAGGTTCTGGTGGGCATGTACGACAAGCAgcagcagtccccgcccactgtGAGCCCAAACCAGCTGCCCATCCCCCACAATGCCTTCAGCAAGCCCCACCCATCATCCCAGTACACAGCTATGCACCCTGTCCCCTGCACTCCAAGCACAGCTTCCGTCTCCACCCCACAGGACAACGTCTACATGCTACCACCCAGCCACAGCAAGTCTGCCTCACAAGGCCTGTATCAGGGTCCCACCTCTGGACAGGACATCTACCAGGTGCCACAGATCTCCAGGAGCTCCCCGCAAGATGTCTACCAGGTGCCCATGAGTGTAGGGGGACCGGGTCTGACTCAGGATGTCTACCAGGTACCCTCCTACATGAATCTGACTCAGGACATTTACCAGATACCCTCCACCATTGAGAGCAGGACCTGGAATTTACCAATTCCTCCAGGAAAG GTGGTGGTCCCCACACGGGTGGGAGAAGTCTACGTGTATGACACGGGGAAGGTGGAGCAGGATGAGTATGATGTTCCACGGCACTTGTCCACATCCCGTGACATCTACGACGTGCCACCAACACGGaatcagcaacagcagcag GTATATGACACCCCCCCCATGGCAGTGAAAGGTCCCCCCAGGTGGGATAGCAGCCAGGACACCTATGACACACCCCCTAGTGTGGACAAGAGCCACTTGCTCTCCCAAAAAACG GTGTATGATATCCCTCCTACTGTCAGCAAAGATGTCTCTGAAGGCCCCGACAGTGAGGAAACTTATGATGTACCGCCCAACTTTGCCAAAGTCAAGAAGGACCTAGAGGACAAGCTGGCCTTGTCTCAGAGTCCTAGAGCAGATGCTGAGGAGGTATACGATGTCCCGCCCCCGTCAGTGGCGGTGAAACGCGTCATGGAATTCAGCGCCCCCTTTGGCCAGGAGGTGTATGACGTCCCCACCAGCCGGAGGCAGACCGAAGCAGCGCAACTGGCCACAGATGTTTATGATTTCCCTCGTGAGCGCGCGGCTGTAGGCGAGGATGGTGGAGACTATGTTTACGATGTTCCACCGCAAGTGGTCCGTGACGTGGCCCCGGGCCCCTCGGATGAGCCGTGCGTCGGCTCCAACAGGCTGTCTGGCTCCAGCACGGGCAGCGCACGCAGCACTGTGTCGGGCAGCTCCCTGGACACGGTCCCCGTCAAGGAGCCCGCCGACGCCCGGCTCGACCTGGAGCTGGAGCCCGCCATGGAACGGCTGGCCCGCTTGCAGCAGGCAGTGGAAGGCTCCGTGTCCCTGCTGGTGGTGTTGGTGAGCGCAGGTTGGCGAGGGGCCGAACGCACGGAGGCGGGGTTGGTGGGGGCGCGGCAGGCAGCGGAACGGGCTCGGACCACCATGCGGGAGTTGCTGGAGTTCGCCCGCGGAGCTGTGGCTAATTCCGCCCAAGCACCCGACCGCACGCTTCAGGCCAAATTGAGCAAGCAGGTGCAGAAGATAGAGGAGGGGTACCAGGGCCTGGTGATGCACAGTCAGGTGCTGGACCGCGTGGGACTGGCCCTGACCTCACCACCTGCCCCCAGCGCTGCCGGTGCCGAGGACCTAGACCACTTGGCGGCCTGTCTGAGGAGTCTGCCGGACGACACCAAGCAGCTGGCATCCTTCCTACACGGCAACGCTGCATTGCTTTTCCGGCGGACCAAGCAGCGGCCGCCACCTGCAGACCCACTGGGTCAGCTGAACCCAGGCAACAGCATTGCGGCCGGTCAGATGGGCGGGCCAGAGCGGACCAACATCCAGTCACGCCCCCTACCGTCCCCACCCAAGTTCGCAAACGAGGAGGAGAGACTGGACAGACTACTGCCCACTAATGATGACAGGATAGAAGACTATGACTATGTCCACCTGCAG TTGAAGCAGTATGAGCAACTGGAGCAGGAAGTGACTCAGCCAATCAACAGCGACCTGAGCAGCTGGACTCCGCCCAGCCAATGCCCGCCCACACGGAGCAAGCTGTGCATGGGTGACCGCCAGCTGCTGCTCTTCTACCTGGAGCAGTGTGAGTCCAACGTGACTGCCCTGACCAGCGCTGTGGACACCTTCTTCTCCTCTATCAGTGGCAACCAGCCCCCCAAGATCTTCGTGGCACACAGTAAGTTCGTCATCCTGAGCGCGCACAAGCTGGTCTTCATCGGCGACACGCTGTCGCGGCAGGCCAAGTCCCCCGAGATCCGTGCCCACGCCGCGCATCACAGTGCCGCGCTCTGCGAGCGCCTGAAGGACATTGTGACGAGCACCAAGACTGCAGCCCTACAGTACCCATCTCCCAGTGCTGCTCGGGACACCATGGAACGGGTAGGAGAGCTAGCTGCCTGCACACAGCAGTTCTGCCTGGTCCTGGGTCAGTTGGCCACCATGTGA
- the LOC111859378 gene encoding breast cancer anti-estrogen resistance protein 1-like isoform X1 → MSVPVFCRMFDCLQGALSENILAKALYDNSAESPDELSFRKGDILTVLERNTQGLDGWWFCSLHGRQGIVPGNRLKVLVGMYDKQQQSPPTVSPNQLPIPHNAFSKPHPSSQYTAMHPVPCTPSTASVSTPQDNVYMLPPSHSKSASQGLYQGPTSGQDIYQVPQISRSSPQDVYQVPMSVGGPGLTQDVYQVPSYMNLTQDIYQIPSTIESRTWNLPIPPGKVVVPTRVGEVYVYDTGKVEQDEYDVPRHLSTSRDIYDVPPTRNQQQQQVYDTPPMAVKGPPRWDSSQDTYDTPPSVDKSHLLSQKTVYDIPPTVSKDVSEGPDSEETYDVPPNFAKVKKDLEDKLALSQSPRADAEEVYDVPPPSVAVKRVMEFSAPFGQEVYDVPTSRRQTEAAQLATDVYDFPRERAAVGEDGGDYVYDVPPQVVRDVAPGPSDEPCVGSNRLSGSSTGSARSTVSGSSLDTVPVKEPADARLDLELEPAMERLARLQQAVEGSVSLLVVLVSAGWRGAERTEAGLVGARQAAERARTTMRELLEFARGAVANSAQAPDRTLQAKLSKQVQKIEEGYQGLVMHSQVLDRVGLALTSPPAPSAAGAEDLDHLAACLRSLPDDTKQLASFLHGNAALLFRRTKQRPPPADPLGQLNPGNSIAAGQMGGPERTNIQSRPLPSPPKFANEEERLDRLLPTNDDRIEDYDYVHLQGKEEFEKSQRQQSEKGNSIWNNKSQLEQQQLKQYEQLEQEVTQPINSDLSSWTPPSQCPPTRSKLCMGDRQLLLFYLEQCESNVTALTSAVDTFFSSISGNQPPKIFVAHSKFVILSAHKLVFIGDTLSRQAKSPEIRAHAAHHSAALCERLKDIVTSTKTAALQYPSPSAARDTMERVGELAACTQQFCLVLGQLATM, encoded by the exons AATATCCTGGCCAAGGCCCTCTACGATAATTCGGCAGAGTCCCCGGATGAGCTCTCCTTCCGCAAGGGCGACATCCTCACTGTGCTGGAGCGCAACACGCAGGGGTTGGATGGCTGGTGGTTCTGCTCACTGCATGGACGCCAGGGCATTGTGCCTGGCAACCGCCTCAAGGTTCTGGTGGGCATGTACGACAAGCAgcagcagtccccgcccactgtGAGCCCAAACCAGCTGCCCATCCCCCACAATGCCTTCAGCAAGCCCCACCCATCATCCCAGTACACAGCTATGCACCCTGTCCCCTGCACTCCAAGCACAGCTTCCGTCTCCACCCCACAGGACAACGTCTACATGCTACCACCCAGCCACAGCAAGTCTGCCTCACAAGGCCTGTATCAGGGTCCCACCTCTGGACAGGACATCTACCAGGTGCCACAGATCTCCAGGAGCTCCCCGCAAGATGTCTACCAGGTGCCCATGAGTGTAGGGGGACCGGGTCTGACTCAGGATGTCTACCAGGTACCCTCCTACATGAATCTGACTCAGGACATTTACCAGATACCCTCCACCATTGAGAGCAGGACCTGGAATTTACCAATTCCTCCAGGAAAG GTGGTGGTCCCCACACGGGTGGGAGAAGTCTACGTGTATGACACGGGGAAGGTGGAGCAGGATGAGTATGATGTTCCACGGCACTTGTCCACATCCCGTGACATCTACGACGTGCCACCAACACGGaatcagcaacagcagcag GTATATGACACCCCCCCCATGGCAGTGAAAGGTCCCCCCAGGTGGGATAGCAGCCAGGACACCTATGACACACCCCCTAGTGTGGACAAGAGCCACTTGCTCTCCCAAAAAACG GTGTATGATATCCCTCCTACTGTCAGCAAAGATGTCTCTGAAGGCCCCGACAGTGAGGAAACTTATGATGTACCGCCCAACTTTGCCAAAGTCAAGAAGGACCTAGAGGACAAGCTGGCCTTGTCTCAGAGTCCTAGAGCAGATGCTGAGGAGGTATACGATGTCCCGCCCCCGTCAGTGGCGGTGAAACGCGTCATGGAATTCAGCGCCCCCTTTGGCCAGGAGGTGTATGACGTCCCCACCAGCCGGAGGCAGACCGAAGCAGCGCAACTGGCCACAGATGTTTATGATTTCCCTCGTGAGCGCGCGGCTGTAGGCGAGGATGGTGGAGACTATGTTTACGATGTTCCACCGCAAGTGGTCCGTGACGTGGCCCCGGGCCCCTCGGATGAGCCGTGCGTCGGCTCCAACAGGCTGTCTGGCTCCAGCACGGGCAGCGCACGCAGCACTGTGTCGGGCAGCTCCCTGGACACGGTCCCCGTCAAGGAGCCCGCCGACGCCCGGCTCGACCTGGAGCTGGAGCCCGCCATGGAACGGCTGGCCCGCTTGCAGCAGGCAGTGGAAGGCTCCGTGTCCCTGCTGGTGGTGTTGGTGAGCGCAGGTTGGCGAGGGGCCGAACGCACGGAGGCGGGGTTGGTGGGGGCGCGGCAGGCAGCGGAACGGGCTCGGACCACCATGCGGGAGTTGCTGGAGTTCGCCCGCGGAGCTGTGGCTAATTCCGCCCAAGCACCCGACCGCACGCTTCAGGCCAAATTGAGCAAGCAGGTGCAGAAGATAGAGGAGGGGTACCAGGGCCTGGTGATGCACAGTCAGGTGCTGGACCGCGTGGGACTGGCCCTGACCTCACCACCTGCCCCCAGCGCTGCCGGTGCCGAGGACCTAGACCACTTGGCGGCCTGTCTGAGGAGTCTGCCGGACGACACCAAGCAGCTGGCATCCTTCCTACACGGCAACGCTGCATTGCTTTTCCGGCGGACCAAGCAGCGGCCGCCACCTGCAGACCCACTGGGTCAGCTGAACCCAGGCAACAGCATTGCGGCCGGTCAGATGGGCGGGCCAGAGCGGACCAACATCCAGTCACGCCCCCTACCGTCCCCACCCAAGTTCGCAAACGAGGAGGAGAGACTGGACAGACTACTGCCCACTAATGATGACAGGATAGAAGACTATGACTATGTCCACCTGCAG ggAAAGGAGGAGTTTGAGAAGAGCCAAAGGCAGCAGTCAGAAAAAGGAAACAGCATTTGGAATAACAAAAGTcagctggagcagcagcag TTGAAGCAGTATGAGCAACTGGAGCAGGAAGTGACTCAGCCAATCAACAGCGACCTGAGCAGCTGGACTCCGCCCAGCCAATGCCCGCCCACACGGAGCAAGCTGTGCATGGGTGACCGCCAGCTGCTGCTCTTCTACCTGGAGCAGTGTGAGTCCAACGTGACTGCCCTGACCAGCGCTGTGGACACCTTCTTCTCCTCTATCAGTGGCAACCAGCCCCCCAAGATCTTCGTGGCACACAGTAAGTTCGTCATCCTGAGCGCGCACAAGCTGGTCTTCATCGGCGACACGCTGTCGCGGCAGGCCAAGTCCCCCGAGATCCGTGCCCACGCCGCGCATCACAGTGCCGCGCTCTGCGAGCGCCTGAAGGACATTGTGACGAGCACCAAGACTGCAGCCCTACAGTACCCATCTCCCAGTGCTGCTCGGGACACCATGGAACGGGTAGGAGAGCTAGCTGCCTGCACACAGCAGTTCTGCCTGGTCCTGGGTCAGTTGGCCACCATGTGA
- the LOC111859378 gene encoding breast cancer anti-estrogen resistance protein 1-like isoform X2 — protein sequence MNELNILAKALYDNSAESPDELSFRKGDILTVLERNTQGLDGWWFCSLHGRQGIVPGNRLKVLVGMYDKQQQSPPTVSPNQLPIPHNAFSKPHPSSQYTAMHPVPCTPSTASVSTPQDNVYMLPPSHSKSASQGLYQGPTSGQDIYQVPQISRSSPQDVYQVPMSVGGPGLTQDVYQVPSYMNLTQDIYQIPSTIESRTWNLPIPPGKVVVPTRVGEVYVYDTGKVEQDEYDVPRHLSTSRDIYDVPPTRNQQQQQVYDTPPMAVKGPPRWDSSQDTYDTPPSVDKSHLLSQKTVYDIPPTVSKDVSEGPDSEETYDVPPNFAKVKKDLEDKLALSQSPRADAEEVYDVPPPSVAVKRVMEFSAPFGQEVYDVPTSRRQTEAAQLATDVYDFPRERAAVGEDGGDYVYDVPPQVVRDVAPGPSDEPCVGSNRLSGSSTGSARSTVSGSSLDTVPVKEPADARLDLELEPAMERLARLQQAVEGSVSLLVVLVSAGWRGAERTEAGLVGARQAAERARTTMRELLEFARGAVANSAQAPDRTLQAKLSKQVQKIEEGYQGLVMHSQVLDRVGLALTSPPAPSAAGAEDLDHLAACLRSLPDDTKQLASFLHGNAALLFRRTKQRPPPADPLGQLNPGNSIAAGQMGGPERTNIQSRPLPSPPKFANEEERLDRLLPTNDDRIEDYDYVHLQGKEEFEKSQRQQSEKGNSIWNNKSQLEQQQLKQYEQLEQEVTQPINSDLSSWTPPSQCPPTRSKLCMGDRQLLLFYLEQCESNVTALTSAVDTFFSSISGNQPPKIFVAHSKFVILSAHKLVFIGDTLSRQAKSPEIRAHAAHHSAALCERLKDIVTSTKTAALQYPSPSAARDTMERVGELAACTQQFCLVLGQLATM from the exons AATATCCTGGCCAAGGCCCTCTACGATAATTCGGCAGAGTCCCCGGATGAGCTCTCCTTCCGCAAGGGCGACATCCTCACTGTGCTGGAGCGCAACACGCAGGGGTTGGATGGCTGGTGGTTCTGCTCACTGCATGGACGCCAGGGCATTGTGCCTGGCAACCGCCTCAAGGTTCTGGTGGGCATGTACGACAAGCAgcagcagtccccgcccactgtGAGCCCAAACCAGCTGCCCATCCCCCACAATGCCTTCAGCAAGCCCCACCCATCATCCCAGTACACAGCTATGCACCCTGTCCCCTGCACTCCAAGCACAGCTTCCGTCTCCACCCCACAGGACAACGTCTACATGCTACCACCCAGCCACAGCAAGTCTGCCTCACAAGGCCTGTATCAGGGTCCCACCTCTGGACAGGACATCTACCAGGTGCCACAGATCTCCAGGAGCTCCCCGCAAGATGTCTACCAGGTGCCCATGAGTGTAGGGGGACCGGGTCTGACTCAGGATGTCTACCAGGTACCCTCCTACATGAATCTGACTCAGGACATTTACCAGATACCCTCCACCATTGAGAGCAGGACCTGGAATTTACCAATTCCTCCAGGAAAG GTGGTGGTCCCCACACGGGTGGGAGAAGTCTACGTGTATGACACGGGGAAGGTGGAGCAGGATGAGTATGATGTTCCACGGCACTTGTCCACATCCCGTGACATCTACGACGTGCCACCAACACGGaatcagcaacagcagcag GTATATGACACCCCCCCCATGGCAGTGAAAGGTCCCCCCAGGTGGGATAGCAGCCAGGACACCTATGACACACCCCCTAGTGTGGACAAGAGCCACTTGCTCTCCCAAAAAACG GTGTATGATATCCCTCCTACTGTCAGCAAAGATGTCTCTGAAGGCCCCGACAGTGAGGAAACTTATGATGTACCGCCCAACTTTGCCAAAGTCAAGAAGGACCTAGAGGACAAGCTGGCCTTGTCTCAGAGTCCTAGAGCAGATGCTGAGGAGGTATACGATGTCCCGCCCCCGTCAGTGGCGGTGAAACGCGTCATGGAATTCAGCGCCCCCTTTGGCCAGGAGGTGTATGACGTCCCCACCAGCCGGAGGCAGACCGAAGCAGCGCAACTGGCCACAGATGTTTATGATTTCCCTCGTGAGCGCGCGGCTGTAGGCGAGGATGGTGGAGACTATGTTTACGATGTTCCACCGCAAGTGGTCCGTGACGTGGCCCCGGGCCCCTCGGATGAGCCGTGCGTCGGCTCCAACAGGCTGTCTGGCTCCAGCACGGGCAGCGCACGCAGCACTGTGTCGGGCAGCTCCCTGGACACGGTCCCCGTCAAGGAGCCCGCCGACGCCCGGCTCGACCTGGAGCTGGAGCCCGCCATGGAACGGCTGGCCCGCTTGCAGCAGGCAGTGGAAGGCTCCGTGTCCCTGCTGGTGGTGTTGGTGAGCGCAGGTTGGCGAGGGGCCGAACGCACGGAGGCGGGGTTGGTGGGGGCGCGGCAGGCAGCGGAACGGGCTCGGACCACCATGCGGGAGTTGCTGGAGTTCGCCCGCGGAGCTGTGGCTAATTCCGCCCAAGCACCCGACCGCACGCTTCAGGCCAAATTGAGCAAGCAGGTGCAGAAGATAGAGGAGGGGTACCAGGGCCTGGTGATGCACAGTCAGGTGCTGGACCGCGTGGGACTGGCCCTGACCTCACCACCTGCCCCCAGCGCTGCCGGTGCCGAGGACCTAGACCACTTGGCGGCCTGTCTGAGGAGTCTGCCGGACGACACCAAGCAGCTGGCATCCTTCCTACACGGCAACGCTGCATTGCTTTTCCGGCGGACCAAGCAGCGGCCGCCACCTGCAGACCCACTGGGTCAGCTGAACCCAGGCAACAGCATTGCGGCCGGTCAGATGGGCGGGCCAGAGCGGACCAACATCCAGTCACGCCCCCTACCGTCCCCACCCAAGTTCGCAAACGAGGAGGAGAGACTGGACAGACTACTGCCCACTAATGATGACAGGATAGAAGACTATGACTATGTCCACCTGCAG ggAAAGGAGGAGTTTGAGAAGAGCCAAAGGCAGCAGTCAGAAAAAGGAAACAGCATTTGGAATAACAAAAGTcagctggagcagcagcag TTGAAGCAGTATGAGCAACTGGAGCAGGAAGTGACTCAGCCAATCAACAGCGACCTGAGCAGCTGGACTCCGCCCAGCCAATGCCCGCCCACACGGAGCAAGCTGTGCATGGGTGACCGCCAGCTGCTGCTCTTCTACCTGGAGCAGTGTGAGTCCAACGTGACTGCCCTGACCAGCGCTGTGGACACCTTCTTCTCCTCTATCAGTGGCAACCAGCCCCCCAAGATCTTCGTGGCACACAGTAAGTTCGTCATCCTGAGCGCGCACAAGCTGGTCTTCATCGGCGACACGCTGTCGCGGCAGGCCAAGTCCCCCGAGATCCGTGCCCACGCCGCGCATCACAGTGCCGCGCTCTGCGAGCGCCTGAAGGACATTGTGACGAGCACCAAGACTGCAGCCCTACAGTACCCATCTCCCAGTGCTGCTCGGGACACCATGGAACGGGTAGGAGAGCTAGCTGCCTGCACACAGCAGTTCTGCCTGGTCCTGGGTCAGTTGGCCACCATGTGA
- the LOC111859378 gene encoding breast cancer anti-estrogen resistance protein 1-like isoform X3, with translation MSVPNILAKALYDNSAESPDELSFRKGDILTVLERNTQGLDGWWFCSLHGRQGIVPGNRLKVLVGMYDKQQQSPPTVSPNQLPIPHNAFSKPHPSSQYTAMHPVPCTPSTASVSTPQDNVYMLPPSHSKSASQGLYQGPTSGQDIYQVPQISRSSPQDVYQVPMSVGGPGLTQDVYQVPSYMNLTQDIYQIPSTIESRTWNLPIPPGKVVVPTRVGEVYVYDTGKVEQDEYDVPRHLSTSRDIYDVPPTRNQQQQQVYDTPPMAVKGPPRWDSSQDTYDTPPSVDKSHLLSQKTVYDIPPTVSKDVSEGPDSEETYDVPPNFAKVKKDLEDKLALSQSPRADAEEVYDVPPPSVAVKRVMEFSAPFGQEVYDVPTSRRQTEAAQLATDVYDFPRERAAVGEDGGDYVYDVPPQVVRDVAPGPSDEPCVGSNRLSGSSTGSARSTVSGSSLDTVPVKEPADARLDLELEPAMERLARLQQAVEGSVSLLVVLVSAGWRGAERTEAGLVGARQAAERARTTMRELLEFARGAVANSAQAPDRTLQAKLSKQVQKIEEGYQGLVMHSQVLDRVGLALTSPPAPSAAGAEDLDHLAACLRSLPDDTKQLASFLHGNAALLFRRTKQRPPPADPLGQLNPGNSIAAGQMGGPERTNIQSRPLPSPPKFANEEERLDRLLPTNDDRIEDYDYVHLQGKEEFEKSQRQQSEKGNSIWNNKSQLEQQQLKQYEQLEQEVTQPINSDLSSWTPPSQCPPTRSKLCMGDRQLLLFYLEQCESNVTALTSAVDTFFSSISGNQPPKIFVAHSKFVILSAHKLVFIGDTLSRQAKSPEIRAHAAHHSAALCERLKDIVTSTKTAALQYPSPSAARDTMERVGELAACTQQFCLVLGQLATM, from the exons AATATCCTGGCCAAGGCCCTCTACGATAATTCGGCAGAGTCCCCGGATGAGCTCTCCTTCCGCAAGGGCGACATCCTCACTGTGCTGGAGCGCAACACGCAGGGGTTGGATGGCTGGTGGTTCTGCTCACTGCATGGACGCCAGGGCATTGTGCCTGGCAACCGCCTCAAGGTTCTGGTGGGCATGTACGACAAGCAgcagcagtccccgcccactgtGAGCCCAAACCAGCTGCCCATCCCCCACAATGCCTTCAGCAAGCCCCACCCATCATCCCAGTACACAGCTATGCACCCTGTCCCCTGCACTCCAAGCACAGCTTCCGTCTCCACCCCACAGGACAACGTCTACATGCTACCACCCAGCCACAGCAAGTCTGCCTCACAAGGCCTGTATCAGGGTCCCACCTCTGGACAGGACATCTACCAGGTGCCACAGATCTCCAGGAGCTCCCCGCAAGATGTCTACCAGGTGCCCATGAGTGTAGGGGGACCGGGTCTGACTCAGGATGTCTACCAGGTACCCTCCTACATGAATCTGACTCAGGACATTTACCAGATACCCTCCACCATTGAGAGCAGGACCTGGAATTTACCAATTCCTCCAGGAAAG GTGGTGGTCCCCACACGGGTGGGAGAAGTCTACGTGTATGACACGGGGAAGGTGGAGCAGGATGAGTATGATGTTCCACGGCACTTGTCCACATCCCGTGACATCTACGACGTGCCACCAACACGGaatcagcaacagcagcag GTATATGACACCCCCCCCATGGCAGTGAAAGGTCCCCCCAGGTGGGATAGCAGCCAGGACACCTATGACACACCCCCTAGTGTGGACAAGAGCCACTTGCTCTCCCAAAAAACG GTGTATGATATCCCTCCTACTGTCAGCAAAGATGTCTCTGAAGGCCCCGACAGTGAGGAAACTTATGATGTACCGCCCAACTTTGCCAAAGTCAAGAAGGACCTAGAGGACAAGCTGGCCTTGTCTCAGAGTCCTAGAGCAGATGCTGAGGAGGTATACGATGTCCCGCCCCCGTCAGTGGCGGTGAAACGCGTCATGGAATTCAGCGCCCCCTTTGGCCAGGAGGTGTATGACGTCCCCACCAGCCGGAGGCAGACCGAAGCAGCGCAACTGGCCACAGATGTTTATGATTTCCCTCGTGAGCGCGCGGCTGTAGGCGAGGATGGTGGAGACTATGTTTACGATGTTCCACCGCAAGTGGTCCGTGACGTGGCCCCGGGCCCCTCGGATGAGCCGTGCGTCGGCTCCAACAGGCTGTCTGGCTCCAGCACGGGCAGCGCACGCAGCACTGTGTCGGGCAGCTCCCTGGACACGGTCCCCGTCAAGGAGCCCGCCGACGCCCGGCTCGACCTGGAGCTGGAGCCCGCCATGGAACGGCTGGCCCGCTTGCAGCAGGCAGTGGAAGGCTCCGTGTCCCTGCTGGTGGTGTTGGTGAGCGCAGGTTGGCGAGGGGCCGAACGCACGGAGGCGGGGTTGGTGGGGGCGCGGCAGGCAGCGGAACGGGCTCGGACCACCATGCGGGAGTTGCTGGAGTTCGCCCGCGGAGCTGTGGCTAATTCCGCCCAAGCACCCGACCGCACGCTTCAGGCCAAATTGAGCAAGCAGGTGCAGAAGATAGAGGAGGGGTACCAGGGCCTGGTGATGCACAGTCAGGTGCTGGACCGCGTGGGACTGGCCCTGACCTCACCACCTGCCCCCAGCGCTGCCGGTGCCGAGGACCTAGACCACTTGGCGGCCTGTCTGAGGAGTCTGCCGGACGACACCAAGCAGCTGGCATCCTTCCTACACGGCAACGCTGCATTGCTTTTCCGGCGGACCAAGCAGCGGCCGCCACCTGCAGACCCACTGGGTCAGCTGAACCCAGGCAACAGCATTGCGGCCGGTCAGATGGGCGGGCCAGAGCGGACCAACATCCAGTCACGCCCCCTACCGTCCCCACCCAAGTTCGCAAACGAGGAGGAGAGACTGGACAGACTACTGCCCACTAATGATGACAGGATAGAAGACTATGACTATGTCCACCTGCAG ggAAAGGAGGAGTTTGAGAAGAGCCAAAGGCAGCAGTCAGAAAAAGGAAACAGCATTTGGAATAACAAAAGTcagctggagcagcagcag TTGAAGCAGTATGAGCAACTGGAGCAGGAAGTGACTCAGCCAATCAACAGCGACCTGAGCAGCTGGACTCCGCCCAGCCAATGCCCGCCCACACGGAGCAAGCTGTGCATGGGTGACCGCCAGCTGCTGCTCTTCTACCTGGAGCAGTGTGAGTCCAACGTGACTGCCCTGACCAGCGCTGTGGACACCTTCTTCTCCTCTATCAGTGGCAACCAGCCCCCCAAGATCTTCGTGGCACACAGTAAGTTCGTCATCCTGAGCGCGCACAAGCTGGTCTTCATCGGCGACACGCTGTCGCGGCAGGCCAAGTCCCCCGAGATCCGTGCCCACGCCGCGCATCACAGTGCCGCGCTCTGCGAGCGCCTGAAGGACATTGTGACGAGCACCAAGACTGCAGCCCTACAGTACCCATCTCCCAGTGCTGCTCGGGACACCATGGAACGGGTAGGAGAGCTAGCTGCCTGCACACAGCAGTTCTGCCTGGTCCTGGGTCAGTTGGCCACCATGTGA